CGCGCACCGCGGGAACGTCGCGGTACGGCGCCCAGTCGGCGAGGTGCGCCGCGCGAAACCTGAAGGGCTCGTCGGGCAGCAGGATGACCCGGGGACACCGCGCGGCGACGTCGTCGAGCGTCACCGCCGGGTAGCGCTCGGGCCGGTCGGCGAAGACGTTCCGCCCTCCGCAGACGGCGAGGACGTCGCTGATGTAGGTGTCGGCGTTGACGGTCATGTAGGGCTCCCGCCAGATCGCGTAGAAGACGTCCACCGGCGGGCGCGTCGCGCTCGCCGCGCTGACGCGCGCGTAGAGCGGCTCGAGCTCGGCGAGGATGGTCGCCGCGCTGGCGGACGCCCCGGTCAGCTCCCCGAGCTCGCGGATCAGTCGGAGGCCGTCGGCGACGGTCTTCGGATACGTGACCCAGACGGGGATCGACCAGGCGCGCAGGGTCTCGATGTGCGCGCGGACGTTCTCCTCGACGTTGGCGACGACGAGGTCGGGGGCGAGGGCGCGGATCTTCTCAAGGTCGGGATCCTTCTCGCCGCCGATCCGCGTCTTCGTCCGCGTGACCTCCGCGGGCTCGCGGCAGTAGACGGTCACGCCCACGAGGGCGTCGGCGAGGCCGAGGGCGCAGAGGGTCTCCGTCGTGCTCGGGATCAGCGAGACGATCCGCCGCGGCGGCCGCGGCAGGGCGAGCGCGACTCCCGAGGCGTCGACGCGCGCGGTCACGCGATCCGGCGACTCCGCAGGCGATCCACCAGCGCGAAGACCTCGCGCGTCCGCTCGGCGACCTCGCGGTCCCACTTCATGATCTCGTCGAGCGGCGCCTTCCGCTCGATCGCGTCCTCGAGGTTCGTCACGGCCACCCCGAACACCTTCAGCACGCGGCGCGTCTCCTCGCTCGGCATGATGGATTCTCCGTCAGTCCAGGGCGAGCTCGGGCGCGTCTTTCCAGCGCGGCTCCCCCTCGGGCTTGAAGTTCTTCGTGCTCACGAAGTGCATCCCGTGGTGCAGGTTCAGCTTGAACTTGCCGCCGCCGTAGCGCGCCTGGATCCAGCCGGCCGGGTCCTCGAGAAGGGGCTCCATCTCGGCCGCGGGGAGGCGCGCCAGCCACTTGAAGCGGATCGTGCCCGCGTGCGGCTCCTGGACGCCGAGCGTCGCGGTGAACTCGGGCCAGACGCGCGCGAACTCCTCGAGGATCTGCCGGCGCGTCGGGCGCTCGACGCCGCGATTGAGCAGGTTACGCTTGAGATACGGCTCGATCAACTCCCAGCACCACGCGGCGATCACGGCGGCCGGAGTGTACCATGGCCGCGTGAAGCAGGAGATCCGCGAGCGCGTCTGGACGCTCCTGACCGAGCGCCGCGTGGCGCGCTTTCCCCTGCCGCTCCACGACCGCATCCCGAACTTCGCGGGCGCCGAGGCGGCGGCCGCGCGGCTCGCCGAGACGCCGGAGTGGAAGGCGGCCAAGCGCCTCAAGTGCAATCCCGACGCGCCCCAGCGCGCGGTGCGGCTCCGGGCGCTCCGCGAGGGCAAGCTCGTCTTCATGGCGGTACC
This portion of the Candidatus Methylomirabilota bacterium genome encodes:
- a CDS encoding cobalamin-binding protein, yielding MTARVDASGVALALPRPPRRIVSLIPSTTETLCALGLADALVGVTVYCREPAEVTRTKTRIGGEKDPDLEKIRALAPDLVVANVEENVRAHIETLRAWSIPVWVTYPKTVADGLRLIRELGELTGASASAATILAELEPLYARVSAASATRPPVDVFYAIWREPYMTVNADTYISDVLAVCGGRNVFADRPERYPAVTLDDVAARCPRVILLPDEPFRFRAAHLADWAPYRDVPAVRGGRIHLVDGKPFSWHGPRVAEALRTVPALLAGTAGADGSRR